One segment of Lutra lutra chromosome 12, mLutLut1.2, whole genome shotgun sequence DNA contains the following:
- the RITA1 gene encoding RBPJ-interacting and tubulin-associated protein 1, with protein sequence MGSVKTPVELAVSGMQTLHLQHRCRGSHRVKARASYVDESLFGSPASTRPTPPDFDPPWVEKTNRTSGVGTGTSRASGTNGSCETSSRGSTPTLTPRKKNKYRLISHTPSYCDESLFGSRPEGTTWEGPWMAKGGAAKLHALFWTPPATPRGSYSSRPRETPLRAIHPAGPLKTEPTVVADSQKLRRGGLDSPQPRRRERSHSLTHLNVPSTGRPPVSAPHASGPRDPRPSPSGVTFQSPLVTPRARSVRVPVPAAPQQGGAAQKPKPPWK encoded by the exons ATGGGCAGCGTGAAGACCCCTGTGGAGCTGGCCGTCAGTGGGATGCAGACCCTCCATCTTCAGCACCGTTGCCGGGGCAGCCACCGGGTCAAGGCCAGGGCGTCATATGTAGATGAGTCTTTGTTTGGCAGCCCTGCGTCTACCCGGCCCACACCACCAGACTTTGACCCACCCTGGGTGGAGAAGACTAACAGAACCAGTGGAGTGGGCACAGGGACATCACGGGCTTCAGGGACCAATGGGAGCTGTGAGACCTCCTCCAGGGGCAGCACCCCAACCCTCACACCAAGGAAGAAGAACAAATACAG ACTGATCAGCCACACTCCTTCTTACTGTGATGAGTCGCTGTTTGGCTCCCGACCTGAGGGCACCACCTGGGAAGGCCCGTGGATGGCAAAGGGGGGTGCTGCCAAACTCCATGCCCTCTTCTGGACACCCCCAGCCACCCCTAGGGGCAGCTACTCGTCCCGCCCCAGGGAGACCCCACTGCGAGCCATTCACCCAGCAGGTCCCTTGAAGACAGAGCCCACAGTGGTGGCAGACTCCCAGAAGCTGCGCAGGGGTGGGTTAGACTCTCCACAGCCTCGGAGGCGGGAACGTTCTCATTCCCTCACACACCTGAATGTCCCCAGCACCGGTCGCCCACCCGTCAGTGCCCCCCACGCCAGCGGGCCTCGGGATCCCAGGCCTTCCCCGTCGGGGGTGACCTTCCAGAGCCCCCTAGTGACGCCCAGGGCTCGCTCTGTTCGTGTTCCAGTGCCAGCTGCCCCTCAGCAAGGTGGGGCCGCCCAGAAACCAAAGCCCCCTTGGAAATGA